Proteins co-encoded in one Spirosoma endbachense genomic window:
- a CDS encoding FecR family protein produces MEKPVMKRLLFDFFSEKTTAMQRKLIEEWLKEPPNEELYYQYLDAWESENPQFFPDLDEAMKRYQVQLTGTVSRKAASEPSVNLQRLPSLSRGRWYSSLVAACVLIVACFLFRKELMYQTLKSANAHSSTYQLSDGTTVLLNANSTLLIPRFGFGSDSREVELEGEADFTVTHTKSNKRFIVNMGDHYRIEVLGTQFVAYSRSQEKRVFLSHGKVKLQLPQGKQIYMKPGNLFTSGSNDSFNITVPAKPQKYTAWKEQLFYFDNTMLSEVARQMKERFNVEVRIADTILAERRIGGIYRAEHPDDLFHILSELLPIEVIQNQDHVEIRNK; encoded by the coding sequence ATGGAAAAGCCAGTGATGAAACGTCTGCTGTTCGATTTTTTCTCTGAAAAAACGACCGCTATGCAGCGAAAATTAATTGAAGAATGGTTGAAAGAGCCTCCTAATGAGGAGTTATACTACCAATATCTGGATGCTTGGGAAAGTGAAAATCCACAGTTTTTCCCGGATCTGGATGAGGCAATGAAAAGGTATCAGGTGCAGTTGACTGGCACAGTATCCCGTAAAGCTGCATCAGAACCGTCTGTCAATCTGCAACGGTTGCCATCGCTGAGCCGAGGTAGGTGGTATAGTAGCCTTGTCGCAGCCTGTGTTCTGATTGTGGCTTGCTTTCTGTTCAGAAAAGAACTGATGTATCAAACCTTGAAGTCAGCTAACGCACATAGTAGCACTTACCAGCTTTCGGATGGAACAACGGTGCTGTTGAATGCAAATTCAACACTGCTGATACCCAGGTTCGGTTTCGGAAGCGATTCACGGGAAGTAGAGCTTGAAGGAGAAGCCGACTTTACGGTTACCCATACCAAGTCTAATAAGCGATTTATTGTGAATATGGGTGACCATTACCGTATTGAAGTGCTGGGGACGCAATTTGTCGCGTATTCCCGCAGCCAAGAAAAGCGGGTGTTTCTCTCCCATGGAAAGGTGAAGCTACAGCTTCCGCAAGGGAAGCAGATTTATATGAAGCCCGGTAATCTGTTCACTTCCGGGTCAAACGACAGCTTTAATATTACTGTTCCTGCCAAGCCACAGAAGTATACCGCCTGGAAGGAGCAGCTGTTTTATTTCGACAATACGATGCTTTCAGAAGTCGCCAGGCAAATGAAAGAGCGATTTAACGTTGAGGTGCGTATCGCTGATACCATACTGGCTGAACGTCGTATTGGCGGCATATACCGTGCTGAGCACCCGGATGATCTTTTCCACATCTTATCGGAGCTTCTACCAATCGAAGTCATTCAAAATCAAGATCATGTTGAAATACGTAATAAATAA
- a CDS encoding RNA polymerase sigma-70 factor: MADIYLDSLGNQPSPRDSPKSGMSSIETLVTDDERLLRSTFKDDPQKGCALLFTRYYVNLCNHAVRFVHSNEIAEDIVSEVFTSFWQNKIYEQITTSYRAYLYKCIRHRSYNYLKWQLNRTTSLETEHLSMISQSLSPDEVLQFSELHQRVELIIQKLPPQCRRAYLLKRVEGKKYDEIADELQISSKAVEALVSRALARLRNELKGDWFLGALLFFYI, encoded by the coding sequence ATGGCAGACATTTATCTGGATAGTTTAGGGAACCAGCCTTCACCTCGCGACTCACCCAAGTCTGGCATGTCAAGCATCGAAACGCTGGTCACAGATGATGAACGGTTACTGCGTAGTACTTTTAAGGATGATCCACAAAAGGGTTGTGCGCTGTTGTTCACGAGATATTATGTGAATCTGTGCAACCACGCAGTGCGCTTTGTCCACTCTAATGAGATTGCGGAAGATATTGTTTCTGAAGTCTTTACCAGTTTCTGGCAGAACAAGATCTATGAACAAATCACAACATCCTACCGCGCCTATCTGTACAAGTGCATAAGACACCGTTCTTACAATTACCTTAAATGGCAGCTTAACCGGACAACCTCCCTGGAAACGGAACATCTGTCCATGATCTCACAATCCCTTAGTCCGGATGAAGTGCTTCAGTTTAGCGAGTTGCACCAGCGCGTTGAATTGATCATTCAGAAGCTGCCACCGCAGTGTAGGCGAGCTTATCTACTCAAGCGGGTCGAGGGTAAAAAGTATGATGAAATTGCGGATGAACTGCAGATCAGCTCAAAAGCTGTGGAGGCACTTGTCAGTAGAGCCCTTGCGCGGCTGCGTAACGAACTCAAAGGTGATTGGTTTTTGGGGGCTCTGCTTTTTTTCTACATATGA